The genome window TCTTTAAGGTTCTTCATCTTATATGCAGGATAAAACCTTGTAAAATGAAGAGGTGTGTCAGCTCCAAGGTTCTTCCTTATCCATACCGACATATCCCTTATCTCTGCCGGGTTATCATTAATTGTAGGTATAATGAGGTTCGCCACCTCAAGCCATTTGCCCTCGCCTTTTATGGTCTCCATCGCCTTGAGCACAGGTGTCATATCGGCATCACAGACCTTCCGGTAGAAGTCGTTGCTGAACCCCTTGAGGGTAACTGTAAAGGCGTCAACATTTTCTGCAGTCTCTTGCAAGGCTTTTTTATTTATATATGCCGATGTCGCAACAGCAATCTTTAAACCCTTTGATTTTGCCCTTTCAGCAGTTGCTATAAGATATTCGAGATATGCTATTGGTTCCGTAAATGTAAAAAGTATTCCCTTCAGTGTTTTTCTTTTAACGGTAGAAACGGCTTCCCTGCTATTGAGCATATAGTTCTTTGTCTCTTCAGGTCGATACTGGGATGCTTTGAAGTTCTGGCAGTACGAACATCTCAGGTTGCATCCTGATATACCGATCGCAAGAAATTCGCTTCCGATGGCATAGTGGTAAAGAGGCGCTGATTCTATTTTTGCTATCTCAATAACGCTCGGGTTGTTCCATGCCTTGGTTACAAGTCTTCCATTAATGTTTGTCCTTGTCCGGCAGAAACAGGTCTGACCATCTTCAAGTAGACAGTTCTTCGGGCATATATCACACTGCACTTTATCACCCTCAATACGTCTATACCACTGAACCTCTTTATAACCCGAAGATGCTATAGATATATCAGGTTTTATCAAATCCCAGACATATGATGCGGTTCCAAGACAGATGCCGAATTTCACCGCACCCTCCAGGAATTCCCTCCTCGTTGTCTTTTCCGTGATTAGCATCTTATCACCCTCCCTTTTTAAATAAGGTTATGGGTTCGGAGTATTTGCTTTTTCTCCTAACTACGAACTGATTACTCCGAACTTCTTTACTTATATCTGAGAGCACAGGTCCTGCCCTTGCTGTCTTCATCGATATCTGAAAGGCCCATATTCCCTGTCGAACCCTGACCTTTTGATGCCTCAAGCCTTTTTTCAAGGATAGTAATAGCCTTCTCGTCAAGCAAGAATCTTCCAACAGGCCCAATGCCCTTTCTTGATCTTTCCAAGTAAAATCTCTTTTTAAGCTCAGCTCTTTCCTTTTTAGGATTTATCTGCAGAGCCAACTCTCTTTTATTAAGGGCAAACTCCTCATCAGACATCTTTCGGGCCTTATAAAGGGTCTCTAAAAGGACTGCAATCTTTGCATCTTTTTCTGATTCCGCCATTCCACCTATATGTGATTCCAACCTTTTAATGTATTCATCCGCAATTCTGTATTTTGCAGTTGCATATCTCTTTTCCGGTATTGACCGTATTCGCTCAAGAAGCCTTTCTGCAGGAGACGAATCAAAGGCCTGCCCTGCCCGCACAGGATTGTTAAGGTCCTTTGGAGGGATCAGGCAGGGCCTGAAGCTCTGGACTATCTCTATCTGCCCTGGTGTGAGGACAGACCTTGTCTTTCCCTCGATCTCCCTTAATTGTCTCAATGTTTCTTCTTTCTTTTCTTTCACCCTGCGGTTTAACTCCGCTGCCTGCCTTTCAACCTCCTGTGTTGGTCTTGTATTTTTATCGTAGAGACTATCTCTGAGTTCAGCGAAGGCAGCATTAAGCCGTCCCTTCATTAGGTCGTATTCCCTCTCTGTAGAATCCCTGATAGCCTTCGCCTCCTTTAC of Nitrospirota bacterium contains these proteins:
- the amrS gene encoding AmmeMemoRadiSam system radical SAM enzyme encodes the protein MLITEKTTRREFLEGAVKFGICLGTASYVWDLIKPDISIASSGYKEVQWYRRIEGDKVQCDICPKNCLLEDGQTCFCRTRTNINGRLVTKAWNNPSVIEIAKIESAPLYHYAIGSEFLAIGISGCNLRCSYCQNFKASQYRPEETKNYMLNSREAVSTVKRKTLKGILFTFTEPIAYLEYLIATAERAKSKGLKIAVATSAYINKKALQETAENVDAFTVTLKGFSNDFYRKVCDADMTPVLKAMETIKGEGKWLEVANLIIPTINDNPAEIRDMSVWIRKNLGADTPLHFTRFYPAYKMKNLKETPITSLEDARNIALDEGLRYVYVTNIPGHPGGDTYCPNCSGAVINRKGFDVVKTNLKSDRCNSCGKEVAGWFFA